CGACCGAGAGATCGACGAGTGGGTCAAACGCCACTAATATAACTAAACCGCAGCTGGCGACATGATGTTGTTTTGCGGGTGCGGCGCTGGAAACCATGATGGTTCTGGCGCCGCTTTTTTATGATCTGATGGTTATGCTGGCAGCATATGCAGCAGCGTTTCCAGGCGGTCAGCATCACGCGGAAGTTTGTCGCTCCGCAACCGTGAAATTCGGGGAAAGCGCATGGCGACGCCGGATTTGTGCCGGGTGGACCGGTTCAGCCCTTCAAACGCCACCTCCACCACGAAACCATGCTCCGGCTCGGCGCGGATCGAGCGGACTGGTCCGAACCGGTCGATGGTATTGTTGCGCACATATTTATCGAGAATTTCCAGCTCCTGGTCGGTAAAGCCGAAATAGGCCTTGCCCACCGGCACCAGCTGATCTCCACCATCAGGCATCTGCATCCAGACCCCGAAGGTAAAATCGGAATAATAGCTGGAGCGCTTGCCATGGCCGCGCTGGGCATACATCAGCACCGCATCGACATTCAGCGGTTGCTTTTTCCATTTGAACCATGGCCCCTTGGCGCGTCCCGCCTGATAAATGCTGTCACGGCGCTTGATCATCACCCCTTCGATGACCGGATCGGGCGGGGCGTGCCGCAGTACGTCCAACTCGTCCCAGCTGGAAAAAGCAATCAGCGGTGAAAGATCGAATCGGGTGGCGGGGGCATTTTCGACAATCTTTGCAAGCAGCCCCCGGCGAGCCTCATAGCCAAGGTTTCGCACGTCCTGGTCGCCGGTAAACAGCAGATCATAGGCGCGGATGAAGGCCGGGTAATCGCTGAGCGTTTTCGTCGTAACGCTTTTGCGGTTCAGCCGTTGCTGAAGATCGGAAAAGCTGCGGGTCGGCTGGTTGGAGCGGGCGGTGCCGCCGACCAGCAATTCGCCATCGATCACCCCATCGAAATTCGCTGCGGCGACAATATCGGGAAAAGCCCCGGAAATGTCGTCGCCGGAGCGGGAATAGAGGCGGCAGGTGTCTCCATGGCGCGACAGTTGCACCCGGATACCGTCCCATTTCCACTCGGCGGCGAAATCGGCGGGCTCGAGACCATCCAGATCGCCATTGCCGACCGGATTGGACAGCATGACCGAATGAAAGATTGCCGGTGTCGCCAGCACAGGCTTGTCGGCTCCGTCCTCAAGCCAGGCAAACAGGCTCACATAGGGTGGCTCCAGCCCATGCCACAGCGTCTCGATCTCACCGACATCCTTGCCCGACATCTCGGCAAGCGCTTGTTTGGCAAGCCTTGCAGAGACCCCGATCCGCAAGCCGCCGGTCGCCAGTTTGAGAAAGGCAAAGCGGCCAGACGTGTCAAGCTGGTCGAGCAGGTCGCGCACGGCACCCCGCACCTGGGTGCGGCCAAGCGATTGCATGAGGGCCACGACCTCGCCAAGGCTCGGTTCGGCTATTTCGGCCTTTTCACCGCGGTCCTGGTTCCAGACCAGCGAAATGGTTTCGGCGAGATCGCCGACATAATCATAGGAATAACCGAAGAGAACCGGGTCCATCCGCTCCAACACCAGTTCTTTCAGGAGGGCTGGCTTGACCGTCTTCAGATCGAGCGTTCCGGCCAGAACGCCCAGCGCATAGCCCCGGTCCGGGTCCGGTACGCTGGCAAAATAATCTGACAACAGCTTGAGCTTGCCATTGCGGCTTGGGGTCAGGACGAGGCGGTCGAGAAGCGTAGCAAAGGCGCGCATCAATCGCCCTCATCTTCATAGCCAACCAGATGCAGCGGCTTGGCGGCGATACCGTTCAACTCGCACCAGCGCACCAAAGCCTCTTCGCGCCCATGCGTGACCCAGACGGCGCCGGGCTGCAATTCGCTAATCGTCTCGATCAGCTCCGGCCAGTCGCAATGGTCGGAAATCACCAGCGGCAATTCAACCCCGCGCTGCTTGGCCCTTTGGCGCACCATCATCCAGCCGGAGGCGAAAATCGGCAATGGGTCGTGAAAACGCCGCGCCCAGCGATCGGCAAAAGCCGAAGGCGGGCCAATGACGATAGCGCCTTCGAAATGGCTGGATCCGCCGTTTTCCACCGTTGCGGGGCGCAATTCGCCCAGCTCGATGCCCTGGCTCTGGTAATAGTCGCAGAGCTTGGCGAGCGCACCATGAATATAGATCGGCCTGTCATAGCCCGCCTGGCGGATCAGCGAGATCACCCGCTGCGCCTTACCCAGCGCATAGGCTCCGACCAGATGGCTGCGCTGCGGAAACTGTTCCAGCGACCGCAAAAGCTTGCTGATTTCCAGCGCTGGATCGGGATGGTGAAAGACTGGCAGCGCAAAAGTCGCTTCGGTGATGAACACATCGCACGGCACAGGCATGAAAGCCGCACAGGTGGCATCTGGCCGGCGCTTGTAATCGCCGGAAACGACAATGCGGGTGCCCTCCCGCTCGATAGAAATCTGCGCCGACCCCAGAACGTGTCCGGCTGGGTGAAAACCGATGGCAACGCCATCCAGCGTGAGGGTTTCCCCAAAATCGACCGGCTGCGACGATCTGGCAAAGTCCGCGCCGTAGCGCAACGCCATGATGTCAAGCGTCTGCCTTGTGGCCAATACTTTATCATGACCAGCGCGGGCATGATCGGAATGGCCATGAGTAATCAACGCCCGTGCCACAGGTCTTACCGGATCGACATAAAAATCGCCGATCGGACAATAGAGACCGGCAGGAGTCGGATGCAGCAGGGCCTCGGGCTTGATCATGATGCTAAAATAGGGCGGGAGGCTTGAGA
This region of Agrobacterium vitis genomic DNA includes:
- a CDS encoding cisplatin damage response ATP-dependent DNA ligase; this translates as MRAFATLLDRLVLTPSRNGKLKLLSDYFASVPDPDRGYALGVLAGTLDLKTVKPALLKELVLERMDPVLFGYSYDYVGDLAETISLVWNQDRGEKAEIAEPSLGEVVALMQSLGRTQVRGAVRDLLDQLDTSGRFAFLKLATGGLRIGVSARLAKQALAEMSGKDVGEIETLWHGLEPPYVSLFAWLEDGADKPVLATPAIFHSVMLSNPVGNGDLDGLEPADFAAEWKWDGIRVQLSRHGDTCRLYSRSGDDISGAFPDIVAAANFDGVIDGELLVGGTARSNQPTRSFSDLQQRLNRKSVTTKTLSDYPAFIRAYDLLFTGDQDVRNLGYEARRGLLAKIVENAPATRFDLSPLIAFSSWDELDVLRHAPPDPVIEGVMIKRRDSIYQAGRAKGPWFKWKKQPLNVDAVLMYAQRGHGKRSSYYSDFTFGVWMQMPDGGDQLVPVGKAYFGFTDQELEILDKYVRNNTIDRFGPVRSIRAEPEHGFVVEVAFEGLNRSTRHKSGVAMRFPRISRLRSDKLPRDADRLETLLHMLPA
- a CDS encoding ligase-associated DNA damage response exonuclease is translated as MKPEALLHPTPAGLYCPIGDFYVDPVRPVARALITHGHSDHARAGHDKVLATRQTLDIMALRYGADFARSSQPVDFGETLTLDGVAIGFHPAGHVLGSAQISIEREGTRIVVSGDYKRRPDATCAAFMPVPCDVFITEATFALPVFHHPDPALEISKLLRSLEQFPQRSHLVGAYALGKAQRVISLIRQAGYDRPIYIHGALAKLCDYYQSQGIELGELRPATVENGGSSHFEGAIVIGPPSAFADRWARRFHDPLPIFASGWMMVRQRAKQRGVELPLVISDHCDWPELIETISELQPGAVWVTHGREEALVRWCELNGIAAKPLHLVGYEDEGD